One region of Pieris rapae chromosome Z, ilPieRapa1.1, whole genome shotgun sequence genomic DNA includes:
- the LOC110995424 gene encoding uncharacterized protein LOC110995424 isoform X4, translating to MALVEDSATGTGEDPEALLNEWLGELTVLTAGLNSSTEASSMRPLEIVAPRIDTYRFSMANLEETQDADLDAILGELCALDSEYDEELSRVSADFSTTSKDRVDGEVPQRQDIKETDGASHITRTDSPDNDSAFSDTVSMLSSESSASSSASSKCKPMKLTLHTHQKGSLYQQKADKIKMALERMREANVKKLFIKAFSNDGSSKSLLVDEKMTCGYVTRLLADKNHVPMEPKYAIVEQLPDLHMERVYEDHEMLVDNLMLWTRESKNKILFAERPEKNLLFQTPEKFLLSEDDRGWSSDHDDNLRQVIIDEFFGQSSTTPSISGHTVPPMEGFLYLKSDAKKGWKKYYFVLRPSGLYYVPKDKVKTLKELVCLTTFDNNEVYVGVNWKKKYKSPTDFCFAIKHPRLQQPKSVKFIKFLCADDQQTLDRWITAMRIAKHGRQLLENYRSLVEELTQEDLDHLAHARSCSISSIPTKTNNPPMVTNSVQPTSSNASVANSDISSGRHSRASSSSSSGCLSDGGTASESAFDCEFPMGTIKRKPSMKPNIPLTWMTRQLKEMAEKDESEGGDTSTLTRRPRQRDDTLKRHAGESWSKPENEPGDCSTLTRRPRHSLDTSESAVYSSSSMTSSSSVQDSYGHYETIPRDTYRASVDTASSLYGYTIYDKSQVEEFPPPPPQDTGMFSSTLSLDSLPPPPPPLPADSVEDITGSQLSLPPPPPEIENTGRVQDIVTQLTAQQIEQTAPKRCSKTFPRQPSLDSVNSETSKSSLHSDKSLRQNAYGACLVELQTKKLSNGSSSLQKKLEPGKERSSSLKKVNFADDLPSDKKNKKITFNLTEAPPSPRKPLPPRRNESTRLSSPKKLADSNSNPPTDFLKDLQRVMRKKWQVAQKCKLEPTTTPHEVLGFREYPLSDDYKETSVSMWVQEHYGAGSVEDPFYENVYGRETLPVRREEPKPIKKRPPPAPPKRSDSTHLTTQSGVHLPHTLPTSNAPPHHVQPTA from the exons atggcgctggtGGAGGATTCCGCTACGGGAACGGGGGAAGACCCTGAAGCCCTCCTCAACGAGTGGCTTGGAGAACTCACAGTCCTAACTGCG gGTCTCAATTCATCCACTGAAGCTTCAAGTATGCGTCCCCTGGAGATCGTAGCTCCAAGAATAGACACATATCGGTTCTCCATGGCCAATCTTGAAGAGACCCAGGATGCTGATCTGGATGCCATCCTTGGGGAGCTATGTGCGTTAGACTCGGAGTACGACGAGGAACTGTCCAGGGTATCTGcag atttctcAACGACTTCAAAAGACCGAGTGGACGGAGAAGTTCCCCAGCGTCAGGACATCAAGGAGACAGATGGTGCCTCGCACATAACAAGAACGGACTCGCCTGACAACGACTCCGCCTTTAGTGATACG GTTTCAATGCTCTCGAGCGAGTCGTCGGCTTCTAGCAGTGCCAGTTCGAAATGCAAGCCTATGAAACTTACCCTTCATACCCATCAAaag GGTTCCCTTTATCAACAGAAGgccgataaaataaaaatggcttTGGAACGAATGAGAGAGGCAAACGTGAAGAAACTTTTTATCAAGGCCTTTTCTAATGACGGGTCATCGAAGAGCCTTTTGGTGGACGAAAAAATGACGTGTGGCTACGTCACTAGGTTGCTCGCTGACAAAAATCACGTGCCCATGGAGCCTAAGTATGCGATCGTTGAGCAGCTCCCAGATTTGCACATGG AACGTGTGTACGAAGACCACGAAATGCTGGTGGACAACCTAATGCTATGGACCAGAGAGTCGAAGAACAAAATACTGTTTGCAGAGCGACCAGAGAAAAATTTGCTTTTTCAAACACCAGAAAAGTTTCTACTTAGCGAAGATGACCGAG GTTGGTCCAGCGACCACGACGATAATTTACGACAAGTCATCATCGACGAATTCTTTGGCCAAAGCAGCACAACTCCATCAATTTCGGGACATACTGTACCACCCATGGAAGGCTTTCTCTATCTGAAAAGTGACGCTAAAAAGGGATGGAAGAAGTACTACTTCGTACTTAGACCTTCTG GCCTATACTATGTGCCGAAAGACAAGGTGAAAACGTTGAAGGAGCTGGTGTGTCTGACGACATTCGACAATAACGAAGTATACGTTGGTGTTAATTGGAAGAAGAAGTATAAATCGCCAACTGATTTTTGCTTCGCCATCAAGCATCCGAGACTGCAGCAACCGAAGAGTGTGAAATTCATTAAGTTCCTCTGCGCTGATGACCAGCAGACATTGGATAGGTGGATTACAGCGATGAGAATAGCtaaa CATGGAAGGCAGCTGCTAGAAAACTATAGATCGCTGGTAGAAGAGCTCACTCAAGAAGATTTAGATCACTTGGCTCATGCGCGTTCTTGCTCT ATCTCCtcaatacccactaaaaccaacAACCCGCCGATGGTAACCAATTCAGTGCAGCCAACATCCAGCAATGCGAGTGTTGCCAATTCCGATATTAGTAGTGGAAG ACATTCCCGCGCTTCGTCATCTAGTTCCAGCGGTTGTCTATCAGATGGAGGCACTGCGTCTGAGAGTGCTTTTGATTGCGAGTTTCCTATGG GTACAATTAAACGCAAGCCATCGATGAAACCAAACATTCCTTTGACCTGGATGACACGGCAACTTAAAGAAATGGCTGAAAAAGACGAAAGTGAGGGAGGTGACACCAGTACCCTGACCCGAAGACCTCGCCAGAGGGATGATACCCTCAAACGGCACGCAGGTGAGAGCTGGAGCAAACCTGAAAACGAACCAGGAGATTGTAGCACTCTCACCAGAAGGCCTAGACATTCTTTAG ATACATCCGAAAGCGCAGTCTACAGTAGCAGTAGTATGACGTCATCAAGCTCCGTCCAGGACTCGTACGGCCATTATGAAACAATTCCTCGTGACACCTACCGCGCTAGTGTCGACACCGCTTCATCGCTTTACGGATACACCATTTACGATAAAAGTCAAGTGGAAGAGTTCCCTCCGCCTCCCCCCCAAGACACAGGAATGTTCAGCTCCACACTCAGTCTAGATTCGCTACCACCGCCACCACCACCCCTGCCTGCAGATTCAGTCGAAGACATAACCGGGTCCCAATTAAGCCTGCCTCCGCCTCCGCCAGAAATAGAAAACACCGGTAGAGTACAAGACATCGTCACGCAACTCACTGCTCAGCAGATAGAACAAACAGCACCCAAGCGATGCAGCAAAACCTTCCCAAGGCAGCCGTCATTGGACAGCGTCAATTCCGAGACTTCGAAGTCATCCCTACATTCCGATAAGAGTCTAAGACAAAACGCATACGGCGCTTGCTTAGTCGAACTGCAGACCAAAAAGCTAAGCAATGGCAGCTCATCATTACAGAAGAAGTTAGAACCAGGTAAAGAACGATCGAGCTCCTTGAAAAAAGTCAACTTTGCTGATGATCTTCCAAGCGACAAGAAGAATAAAAAGATAACATTCAATTTAACAGAGGCACCGCCGTCTCCCAGAAAACCTTTACCCCCTCGTCGGAATGAAAGCACCAGATTATCGTCTCCGAAGAAATTAGCAGATTCGAACAGTAACCCACCCACAGATTTCCTTAAAGATTTACAGAGAGTGATGAGAAAGAAATGGCAAGTTGCGCAGAAGTGCAAATTGGAGCCGACGACGACACCACACGAAGTACTTGGGTTCAGAGAGTATCCGCTATCAGACGATTATAAGGAGACGAGTGTATCCATGTGGGTGCAAGAGCACTACGGGGCTGGATCTGTGGAAGATCCGTTTTACGAAAACGTGTATGGAAGAGAAACGTTGCCAGTGAGACGCGAGGAGCCAAAGCCGATAAAGAAGAGACCTCCACCAGCACCTCCTAAGCGAAGTGACTCCACGCATTTAACCACACAATCAGGCGTTCACCTTCCCCACACTCTGCCCACTTCCAACGCTCCCCCGCATCACGTTCAACCGACCGCTTGA
- the LOC110995424 gene encoding uncharacterized protein LOC110995424 isoform X1, protein MMDVVSESSKWRGGFLSTINRSFRLKKLNSPVENKTIEMPTGLNSSTEASSMRPLEIVAPRIDTYRFSMANLEETQDADLDAILGELCALDSEYDEELSRVSADFSTTSKDRVDGEVPQRQDIKETDGASHITRTDSPDNDSAFSDTVSMLSSESSASSSASSKCKPMKLTLHTHQKGSLYQQKADKIKMALERMREANVKKLFIKAFSNDGSSKSLLVDEKMTCGYVTRLLADKNHVPMEPKYAIVEQLPDLHMERVYEDHEMLVDNLMLWTRESKNKILFAERPEKNLLFQTPEKFLLSEDDRGWSSDHDDNLRQVIIDEFFGQSSTTPSISGHTVPPMEGFLYLKSDAKKGWKKYYFVLRPSGLYYVPKDKVKTLKELVCLTTFDNNEVYVGVNWKKKYKSPTDFCFAIKHPRLQQPKSVKFIKFLCADDQQTLDRWITAMRIAKHGRQLLENYRSLVEELTQEDLDHLAHARSCSISSIPTKTNNPPMVTNSVQPTSSNASVANSDISSGRHSRASSSSSSGCLSDGGTASESAFDCEFPMGTIKRKPSMKPNIPLTWMTRQLKEMAEKDESEGGDTSTLTRRPRQRDDTLKRHAGESWSKPENEPGDCSTLTRRPRHSLDTSESAVYSSSSMTSSSSVQDSYGHYETIPRDTYRASVDTASSLYGYTIYDKSQVEEFPPPPPQDTGMFSSTLSLDSLPPPPPPLPADSVEDITGSQLSLPPPPPEIENTGRVQDIVTQLTAQQIEQTAPKRCSKTFPRQPSLDSVNSETSKSSLHSDKSLRQNAYGACLVELQTKKLSNGSSSLQKKLEPGKERSSSLKKVNFADDLPSDKKNKKITFNLTEAPPSPRKPLPPRRNESTRLSSPKKLADSNSNPPTDFLKDLQRVMRKKWQVAQKCKLEPTTTPHEVLGFREYPLSDDYKETSVSMWVQEHYGAGSVEDPFYENVYGRETLPVRREEPKPIKKRPPPAPPKRSDSTHLTTQSGVHLPHTLPTSNAPPHHVQPTA, encoded by the exons ATGATGGACGTAGTGAGTGAGTCTAGCAAGTGGCGTGGAGGGTTCCTCTCCACAATAAACAGAAGCTTTCGCCTCAAAAAGTTGAATTCTCCTGTAGAAAACAAGACCATTGAAATGCCTACG gGTCTCAATTCATCCACTGAAGCTTCAAGTATGCGTCCCCTGGAGATCGTAGCTCCAAGAATAGACACATATCGGTTCTCCATGGCCAATCTTGAAGAGACCCAGGATGCTGATCTGGATGCCATCCTTGGGGAGCTATGTGCGTTAGACTCGGAGTACGACGAGGAACTGTCCAGGGTATCTGcag atttctcAACGACTTCAAAAGACCGAGTGGACGGAGAAGTTCCCCAGCGTCAGGACATCAAGGAGACAGATGGTGCCTCGCACATAACAAGAACGGACTCGCCTGACAACGACTCCGCCTTTAGTGATACG GTTTCAATGCTCTCGAGCGAGTCGTCGGCTTCTAGCAGTGCCAGTTCGAAATGCAAGCCTATGAAACTTACCCTTCATACCCATCAAaag GGTTCCCTTTATCAACAGAAGgccgataaaataaaaatggcttTGGAACGAATGAGAGAGGCAAACGTGAAGAAACTTTTTATCAAGGCCTTTTCTAATGACGGGTCATCGAAGAGCCTTTTGGTGGACGAAAAAATGACGTGTGGCTACGTCACTAGGTTGCTCGCTGACAAAAATCACGTGCCCATGGAGCCTAAGTATGCGATCGTTGAGCAGCTCCCAGATTTGCACATGG AACGTGTGTACGAAGACCACGAAATGCTGGTGGACAACCTAATGCTATGGACCAGAGAGTCGAAGAACAAAATACTGTTTGCAGAGCGACCAGAGAAAAATTTGCTTTTTCAAACACCAGAAAAGTTTCTACTTAGCGAAGATGACCGAG GTTGGTCCAGCGACCACGACGATAATTTACGACAAGTCATCATCGACGAATTCTTTGGCCAAAGCAGCACAACTCCATCAATTTCGGGACATACTGTACCACCCATGGAAGGCTTTCTCTATCTGAAAAGTGACGCTAAAAAGGGATGGAAGAAGTACTACTTCGTACTTAGACCTTCTG GCCTATACTATGTGCCGAAAGACAAGGTGAAAACGTTGAAGGAGCTGGTGTGTCTGACGACATTCGACAATAACGAAGTATACGTTGGTGTTAATTGGAAGAAGAAGTATAAATCGCCAACTGATTTTTGCTTCGCCATCAAGCATCCGAGACTGCAGCAACCGAAGAGTGTGAAATTCATTAAGTTCCTCTGCGCTGATGACCAGCAGACATTGGATAGGTGGATTACAGCGATGAGAATAGCtaaa CATGGAAGGCAGCTGCTAGAAAACTATAGATCGCTGGTAGAAGAGCTCACTCAAGAAGATTTAGATCACTTGGCTCATGCGCGTTCTTGCTCT ATCTCCtcaatacccactaaaaccaacAACCCGCCGATGGTAACCAATTCAGTGCAGCCAACATCCAGCAATGCGAGTGTTGCCAATTCCGATATTAGTAGTGGAAG ACATTCCCGCGCTTCGTCATCTAGTTCCAGCGGTTGTCTATCAGATGGAGGCACTGCGTCTGAGAGTGCTTTTGATTGCGAGTTTCCTATGG GTACAATTAAACGCAAGCCATCGATGAAACCAAACATTCCTTTGACCTGGATGACACGGCAACTTAAAGAAATGGCTGAAAAAGACGAAAGTGAGGGAGGTGACACCAGTACCCTGACCCGAAGACCTCGCCAGAGGGATGATACCCTCAAACGGCACGCAGGTGAGAGCTGGAGCAAACCTGAAAACGAACCAGGAGATTGTAGCACTCTCACCAGAAGGCCTAGACATTCTTTAG ATACATCCGAAAGCGCAGTCTACAGTAGCAGTAGTATGACGTCATCAAGCTCCGTCCAGGACTCGTACGGCCATTATGAAACAATTCCTCGTGACACCTACCGCGCTAGTGTCGACACCGCTTCATCGCTTTACGGATACACCATTTACGATAAAAGTCAAGTGGAAGAGTTCCCTCCGCCTCCCCCCCAAGACACAGGAATGTTCAGCTCCACACTCAGTCTAGATTCGCTACCACCGCCACCACCACCCCTGCCTGCAGATTCAGTCGAAGACATAACCGGGTCCCAATTAAGCCTGCCTCCGCCTCCGCCAGAAATAGAAAACACCGGTAGAGTACAAGACATCGTCACGCAACTCACTGCTCAGCAGATAGAACAAACAGCACCCAAGCGATGCAGCAAAACCTTCCCAAGGCAGCCGTCATTGGACAGCGTCAATTCCGAGACTTCGAAGTCATCCCTACATTCCGATAAGAGTCTAAGACAAAACGCATACGGCGCTTGCTTAGTCGAACTGCAGACCAAAAAGCTAAGCAATGGCAGCTCATCATTACAGAAGAAGTTAGAACCAGGTAAAGAACGATCGAGCTCCTTGAAAAAAGTCAACTTTGCTGATGATCTTCCAAGCGACAAGAAGAATAAAAAGATAACATTCAATTTAACAGAGGCACCGCCGTCTCCCAGAAAACCTTTACCCCCTCGTCGGAATGAAAGCACCAGATTATCGTCTCCGAAGAAATTAGCAGATTCGAACAGTAACCCACCCACAGATTTCCTTAAAGATTTACAGAGAGTGATGAGAAAGAAATGGCAAGTTGCGCAGAAGTGCAAATTGGAGCCGACGACGACACCACACGAAGTACTTGGGTTCAGAGAGTATCCGCTATCAGACGATTATAAGGAGACGAGTGTATCCATGTGGGTGCAAGAGCACTACGGGGCTGGATCTGTGGAAGATCCGTTTTACGAAAACGTGTATGGAAGAGAAACGTTGCCAGTGAGACGCGAGGAGCCAAAGCCGATAAAGAAGAGACCTCCACCAGCACCTCCTAAGCGAAGTGACTCCACGCATTTAACCACACAATCAGGCGTTCACCTTCCCCACACTCTGCCCACTTCCAACGCTCCCCCGCATCACGTTCAACCGACCGCTTGA
- the LOC110995424 gene encoding uncharacterized protein LOC110995424 isoform X2, with protein sequence MMDVVSESSKWRGGFLSTINRSFRLKKLNSPVENKTIEMPTGLNSSTEASSMRPLEIVAPRIDTYRFSMANLEETQDADLDAILGELCALDSEYDEELSRVSADFSTTSKDRVDGEVPQRQDIKETDGASHITRTDSPDNDSAFSDTVSMLSSESSASSSASSKCKPMKLTLHTHQKGSLYQQKADKIKMALERMREANVKKLFIKAFSNDGSSKSLLVDEKMTCGYVTRLLADKNHVPMEPKYAIVEQLPDLHMERVYEDHEMLVDNLMLWTRESKNKILFAERPEKNLLFQTPEKFLLSEDDRGWSSDHDDNLRQVIIDEFFGQSSTTPSISGHTVPPMEGFLYLKSDAKKGWKKYYFVLRPSGLYYVPKDKVKTLKELVCLTTFDNNEVYVGVNWKKKYKSPTDFCFAIKHPRLQQPKSVKFIKFLCADDQQTLDRWITAMRIAKHGRQLLENYRSLVEELTQEDLDHLAHARSCSISSIPTKTNNPPMVTNSVQPTSSNASVANSDISSGRHSRASSSSSSGCLSDGGTASESAFDCEFPMGTIKRKPSMKPNIPLTWMTRQLKEMAEKDESEGGDTSTLTRRPRQRDDTLKRHAGESWSKPENEPGDCSTLTRRPRHSLDTSESAVYSSSSMTSSSSVQDSYGHYETIPRDTYRASVDTASSLYGYTIYDKSQVEEFPPPPPQDTGMFSSTLSLDSLPPPPPPLPADSVEDITGSQLSLPPPPPEIENTGRVQDIVTQLTAQQIEQTAPKRCSKTFPRQPSLDSVNSETSKSSLHSDKSLRQNAYGACLVELQTKKLSNGSSSLQKKLEPGKERSSSLKKVNFADDLPSDKKNKKITFNLTEAPPSPRKPLPPRRNESTRLSSPKKLADSNSNPPTDFLKDLQRVMRKKWQVAQKCKLEPTTTPHEVLGFREYPLSDDYKETSVSMWVQEHYGAGSVEDPFYENVYGRETLPVRREEPKPIKKRPPPAPPKRSDSTHLTTQSGVHLPHTLPTSNAPPHHVQPTA encoded by the exons ATGATGGACGTAGTGAGTGAGTCTAGCAAGTGGCGTGGAGGGTTCCTCTCCACAATAAACAGAAGCTTTCGCCTCAAAAAGTTGAATTCTCCTGTAGAAAACAAGACCATTGAAATGCCTACG gGTCTCAATTCATCCACTGAAGCTTCAAGTATGCGTCCCCTGGAGATCGTAGCTCCAAGAATAGACACATATCGGTTCTCCATGGCCAATCTTGAAGAGACCCAGGATGCTGATCTGGATGCCATCCTTGGGGAGCTATGTGCGTTAGACTCGGAGTACGACGAGGAACTGTCCAGGGTATCTGcag atttctcAACGACTTCAAAAGACCGAGTGGACGGAGAAGTTCCCCAGCGTCAGGACATCAAGGAGACAGATGGTGCCTCGCACATAACAAGAACGGACTCGCCTGACAACGACTCCGCCTTTAGTGATACG GTTTCAATGCTCTCGAGCGAGTCGTCGGCTTCTAGCAGTGCCAGTTCGAAATGCAAGCCTATGAAACTTACCCTTCATACCCATCAAaag GGTTCCCTTTATCAACAGAAGgccgataaaataaaaatggcttTGGAACGAATGAGAGAGGCAAACGTGAAGAAACTTTTTATCAAGGCCTTTTCTAATGACGGGTCATCGAAGAGCCTTTTGGTGGACGAAAAAATGACGTGTGGCTACGTCACTAGGTTGCTCGCTGACAAAAATCACGTGCCCATGGAGCCTAAGTATGCGATCGTTGAGCAGCTCCCAGATTTGCACATGG AACGTGTGTACGAAGACCACGAAATGCTGGTGGACAACCTAATGCTATGGACCAGAGAGTCGAAGAACAAAATACTGTTTGCAGAGCGACCAGAGAAAAATTTGCTTTTTCAAACACCAGAAAAGTTTCTACTTAGCGAAGATGACCGAG GTTGGTCCAGCGACCACGACGATAATTTACGACAAGTCATCATCGACGAATTCTTTGGCCAAAGCAGCACAACTCCATCAATTTCGGGACATACTGTACCACCCATGGAAGGCTTTCTCTATCTGAAAAGTGACGCTAAAAAGGGATGGAAGAAGTACTACTTCGTACTTAGACCTTCTG GCCTATACTATGTGCCGAAAGACAAGGTGAAAACGTTGAAGGAGCTGGTGTGTCTGACGACATTCGACAATAACGAAGTATACGTTGGTGTTAATTGGAAGAAGAAGTATAAATCGCCAACTGATTTTTGCTTCGCCATCAAGCATCCGAGACTGCAGCAACCGAAGAGTGTGAAATTCATTAAGTTCCTCTGCGCTGATGACCAGCAGACATTGGATAGGTGGATTACAGCGATGAGAATAGCtaaa CATGGAAGGCAGCTGCTAGAAAACTATAGATCGCTGGTAGAAGAGCTCACTCAAGAAGATTTAGATCACTTGGCTCATGCGCGTTCTTGCTCT ATCTCCtcaatacccactaaaaccaacAACCCGCCGATGGTAACCAATTCAGTGCAGCCAACATCCAGCAATGCGAGTGTTGCCAATTCCGATATTAGTAGTGGAAG ACATTCCCGCGCTTCGTCATCTAGTTCCAGCGGTTGTCTATCAGATGGAGGCACTGCGTCTGAGAGTGCTTTTGATTGCGAGTTTCCTATGG GTACAATTAAACGCAAGCCATCGATGAAACCAAACATTCCTTTGACCTGGATGACACGGCAACTTAAAGAAATGGCTGAAAAAGACGAAAGTGAGGGAGGTGACACCAGTACCCTGACCCGAAGACCTCGCCAGAGGGATGATACCCTCAAACGGCACGCAGGTGAGAGCTGGAGCAAACCTGAAAACGAACCAGGAGATTGTAGCACTCTCACCAGAAGGCCTAGACATTCTTTAG ATACATCCGAAAGCGCAGTCTACAGTAGCAGTAGTATGACGTCATCAAGCTCCGTCCAGGACTCGTACGGCCATTATGAAACAATTCCTCGTGACACCTACCGCGCTAGTGTCGACACCGCTTCATCGCTTTACGGATACACCATTTACGATAAAAGTCAAGTGGAAGAGTTCCCTCCGCCTCCCCCCCAAGACACAGGAATGTTCAGCTCCACACTCAGTCTAGATTCGCTACCACCGCCACCACCACCCCTGCCTGCAGATTCAGTCGAAGACATAACCGGGTCCCAATTAAGCCTGCCTCCGCCTCCGCCAGAAATAGAAAACACCGGTAGAGTACAAGACATCGTCACGCAACTCACTGCTCAGCAGATAGAACAAACAGCACCCAAGCGATGCAGCAAAACCTTCCCAAGGCAGCCGTCATTGGACAGCGTCAATTCCGAGACTTCGAAGTCATCCCTACATTCCGATAAGAGTCTAAGACAAAACGCATACGGCGCTTGCTTAGTCGAACTGCAGACCAAAAAGCTAAGCAATGGCAGCTCATCATTACAGAAGAAGTTAGAACCAGGTAAAGAACGATCGAGCTCCTTGAAAAAAGTCAACTTTGCTGATGATCTTCCAAGCGACAAGAAGAATAAAAAGATAACATTCAATTTAACAGAGGCACCGCCGTCTCCCAGAAAACCTTTACCCCCTCGTCGGAATGAAAGCACCAGATTATCGTCTCCGAAGAAATTAGCAGATTCGAACAGTAACCCACCCACAGATTTCCTTAAAGATTTACAGAGAGTGATGAGAAAGAAATGGCAAGTTGCGCAGAAGTGCAAATTGGAGCCGACGACGACACCACACGAAGTACTTGGGTTCAGAGAGTATCCGCTATCAGACGATTATAAGGAGACGAGTGTATCCATGTGGGTGCAAGAGCACTACGGGGCTGGATCTGTGGAAG